A single region of the Sorghum bicolor cultivar BTx623 chromosome 7, Sorghum_bicolor_NCBIv3, whole genome shotgun sequence genome encodes:
- the LOC8073536 gene encoding uncharacterized protein LOC8073536 isoform X2 encodes MASANLLRREEFYSLFDSTKGDGAMSHTQLIERKIETLEDMATKVSNQRSRKWLNDRLLIELVLRLHVEEIKGLFAPPPWAFCRTSVGEWDAFRSIDMDVR; translated from the exons ATGGCGAGTGCGAATCTGCTGCGGAGGGAGGAGTTCTACTCCCTCTTTGATTCTACCAAAG GCGATGGCGCCATGTCGCACACACAGCTAATCGAGAGGAAGATTGAGACCCTCGAGGACATGGCCACCAAG GTCAGTAACCAGAGATCACGAAAGTGGTTGAATGACCGTTTGTTGATTGAACTTGTCCTGCGTCTTCATGTTGAAGAAATCAAAGGCCTTTTTGCTCCTCCACCATGGG CATTCTGCAGGACAAGTGTTGGTGAATGGGATGCCTTCAGGAGCATTGACATGGATGTGAG GTAA
- the LOC8073536 gene encoding uncharacterized protein LOC8073536 isoform X1 — protein sequence MASANLLRREEFYSLFDSTKGDGAMSHTQLIERKIETLEDMATKVSNQRSRKWLNDRLLIELVLRLHVEEIKGLFAPPPWGEEVPLSAFCRTSVGEWDAFRSIDMDVR from the exons ATGGCGAGTGCGAATCTGCTGCGGAGGGAGGAGTTCTACTCCCTCTTTGATTCTACCAAAG GCGATGGCGCCATGTCGCACACACAGCTAATCGAGAGGAAGATTGAGACCCTCGAGGACATGGCCACCAAG GTCAGTAACCAGAGATCACGAAAGTGGTTGAATGACCGTTTGTTGATTGAACTTGTCCTGCGTCTTCATGTTGAAGAAATCAAAGGCCTTTTTGCTCCTCCACCATGGG GTGAGGAAGTACCTTTGTCAGCATTCTGCAGGACAAGTGTTGGTGAATGGGATGCCTTCAGGAGCATTGACATGGATGTGAG GTAA